The DNA region GGACTGTTCAAGGGCTTGCTGCTGGGGATACGGAGTCTGTCGCTGGCGCTACTCACCACGCCGTTTGGCTGGATAGTGCTGGGGATTGCGGGGCTGGTGACCGCTGGCTATCTGTTAGTCACCCACTGGGACAGTGTTAAACAATACCTGCTGCAGTTCTGGGATGCTATCAAGCCTGGATTCGTGGCCGGCTGGAATATTATCAAGCAGGTGTTTAGCTGGTCACCCATGGGCTTTATTACCAGTCACTTTGCTGACATCAAGGCCTTTCTGGGCAGCTTGCCGCAGCAGTTCAGCACCTTGGGCGGCCTTATCATGGATGGGCTGATCGTCGGCATCCAGGGCAAGTTTACCGGCCTCAAGGATTCTCTGGGCAACATTATCAACGGCTCGGTAGATTGGGTGAAAAGCCTGCTGGGCATTCACTCGCCGAGCCGGGTATTTGCCGCCATTGGTGATTACACCATGCAGGGTTTATCGCTGGGGCTTGAGCGCTCGAGCGACACCCCGCTGCAGTCGGTGGCAAGTCTCAGTAAAACCCTCAAGGCCACCACGCTATCGCTCGGTCTTGCCGGCACACCGATGCTGGCAACCGCCAACGAGACAGAACTGCCCACACCCGGCGCACAAGAAACACCACCGCTGACCCACGCGCGGGGAGTCAACCCGCGACAACGCCAACCGGCAGCGGTTTACATCGATGCCGGCATCAATGCGCCTATCACTATTCAGACGCAACTCGGCATGGATAACCAGGCCATCCTGACGCTATTGCGTCAAGAGCTGGACCGCCGAGAACAACAACAGCAGCACGCCTTCGCAGTTGCCTGCAGGATTTGGAGTAACCACCATGATGATGACCCTGGGGTATTTTGTGTTTAGCCGTAAAACCGTGCCGTTTCAGAGCACCGAGCAGACCATGCTGTGGCGCCACCCCAGTAATGCCCGGGTCAACGCCAGACCAGTCAGCC from Shewanella dokdonensis includes:
- a CDS encoding phage tail protein, encoding MLSYSASVLGIKSLPALGRGLGLVTGLFKGLLLGIRSLSLALLTTPFGWIVLGIAGLVTAGYLLVTHWDSVKQYLLQFWDAIKPGFVAGWNIIKQVFSWSPMGFITSHFADIKAFLGSLPQQFSTLGGLIMDGLIVGIQGKFTGLKDSLGNIINGSVDWVKSLLGIHSPSRVFAAIGDYTMQGLSLGLERSSDTPLQSVASLSKTLKATTLSLGLAGTPMLATANETELPTPGAQETPPLTHARGVNPRQRQPAAVYIDAGINAPITIQTQLGMDNQAILTLLRQELDRREQQQQHAFAVACRIWSNHHDDDPGVFCV